The following nucleotide sequence is from Dehalococcoidales bacterium.
TGTAGCATCGATACCTGTTATATCCACACCCTTTAGCGGACCGATTTCAGTAGTGATGATAAACTACCGCCCTGCATGGTGAGGACCAGGGGGTGTGTCGTTGGGCAGTAACCACGACGCCTCACTCTGTAGTGTTACCCTTTTACCTGAACAAGAGCGGACTGTCGCACCGACTATCACCGGCTCTGGATATATGAGAATGATGCCGAAGCTGGTACCGGTGCTGCGAACGTTGTGGACAAGGACATTGGCTTCCAAACATGGCCTTGATATTGTAGGATACTCGTGGAGAGGAATATGAACAGCGAATTTCGTAATCTCCCCGGTGTCGACCAGGTAGTCTCCCACGAGCAACTCCAGGAGTTTCAGGAGAGCTTTCAACATGCCTTGTTGGTGGATGTCGTTCGGGAAGATTTGGAAAAAGCCCGGCGCTCCATTACCGAAGGCAATCGTTGCCCGACAATCGAAGAAATCGTTGCTTCTGTTTCCGGACGACTGCGTGCCCTGGCAAATCCCGGTCTGCGCCCCGTGATAAATGCCAGCGGAGTGCTTCTGCACACCAACCTGGGAAGAGCGCCGCTCAGCCCGGAAGCAGCACGGGCAATGACCCCGGTGGCTACCAGCTACAGCAACCTTGAATTCGACCTTGAACAAGGGCGTAGAAGCTCCCGACACGTACACGTGGAGAATATCCTCTGCCAGCTTACCGGTGCCGAAGCGGCACTGGTGGTCAACAACAACGCTGCCGGAGTGCTGCTGGGTCTTTCCGCCCTGGCGAAGAGGAAAGAGGTGGTTGTCTCCCGGGGACAGGCGGTTGAGATTGGCGGCAGCTTTCGCATACCCGACGTTATGCGGCAGAGCGGGGCCAGGCTTGTTGAAGTGGGCACAACCAATTGCACCTACGCTGCCGACTACGAACAGGCCGTCACTCCGCGTACCGCAGCGTTGATGCGTGTCCATTCCAGCAATTTCCGGGTGGTCGGATTCGTCCATGAGGTAAGCCTTGAGGAAGTGGTGGCTGTCGGTGAGCACAATGGCATTACGGTTCTTGATGACCTGGGCAGCGGCTGTTTTCTGGACACGACCGTGTACGGACTTGACCCTGAGCCAATGGTACAGCAGAGTGTTGCCGCCGGAGTAGGGCTGACCTTCTTCTCCGCAGACAAGCTGGTGGGCGGACCGCAGGCGGGCATTATTGTCGGCAAGCGTCAGTTCATCGATAAACTCAAGAAGCATCCACTGGCCAGGGCGGCGAGGATTGACAAGATAAGGCTGGCGGCCCTGGTTGCTACGCTGGTACATTACATAAAGGACGAAGCCACGGAGAAGATACCGGTCTGGCGGATGATTGCCGCTCCCCTGGATGAGATTGACCGGCGGGCAGGGCAGTGGGCCCGTGTTATGGGGAATTTGGCCGATGTGAGGGACGGGGAGACAATGGTTGGCGGAGGCAGTCTTCCCGGTGGTACCCTGCCCACCAGGCTGGTGGCTATCCGTACGGGAAAGGGCAGTCACTCGCCACAGGCGCTGAGCAGAATGCTGCGTAGCCGGGAGACACCGGTTGTCGGGCGTGTTAATGACGACATACTACTGCTCGACCCGCGCTCCGTGCTGCCGGAAGAGGATAACGCCGTACTCGAAGCACTGCATAGCCTGGTCGAAGAACTGAAATAGAAGGCGTAACTGCAGGAAGACGGGAGAGGTTGAGCGATGTTCGTACTGGGCACCGCGGGACACATAGACCACGGTAAGTCGGTACTGGTGAATGCCCTGACCGGGATTGACCCTGACCGGTTGGAAGAAGAAAAAGCGCGGGGCATGACAATCGACCTCGGCTTTGCCTGGATGAAACTGCCCAGTGGTCGAGAGGTCGGCATCGTCGATGTTCCCGGGCACGAGCGTTTCGTGAAGAATATGCTCGCCGGCGTGGGCGGGATAGACTTGGCTCTACTGGTTATCGCCGCCAATGAAAGCGTAATGCCCCAGACCAGGGAACACCTGGCAATCCTTGACCTCCTGGCAATCTCGAGAGGAATCGCCGTCATCACCAAGAAGGACCTGGTGGATGACGAATGGCTCGACTTGGTGCGGATGGAGGTTGAGGAGCTGCTGGAACCGACTTCCCTGTCGCAGTCACCTGTTGTCGTGGTATCGGCCCTCACCGGTGAAGGTCTGCCGGAGCTTACGACCACAATCGACAGGATGCTGGAAGAGAGCGTACCGAGAAAGGAGACTGACCGGGCCCGTTTGCCGATAGACCGGGTATTTACCATGTCCGGCGCAGGTACGGTTGTAACCGGCACGCTGATTGAAGGCTCACTATCCGTAGGGGACGAGGTGGAGGTCGTGCCCTCCGGGGTGAAATCACGGCTGCGCGGACTCCAGATGCACCGGTCACGGATAGAGACTGCCCAGCCCGGGAGCCGGGTTGCTGCCAACCTTGTCGGTATTACCACGTCACAGTTGCAGCGCGGTGATGTACTTGCCCGGCCCGGCTGGCTGAAGCCGACTACCATGCTGAGTGCCCGGTTTCGACTGCTTGACTACGTCCGCCGGCCGCTGAGACACAACGCGAAACTGAGCTTCTTTACCGGAGCCTCTGAAGCAGTCGTCAAGGTCCGCCTCCTCGAAGCGGATGAGCTAAAACCGGGAGAGGTTGCCTGGGTGCAGCTACTGCTGGACAGGCCGGTGGCTGCTGTCAACGGGGACCACTTCATCATCCGCTCAACCACGGATACGCTCGGCGGTGGGAGAATTACCGACGCACACGCCAGGCGACTTCGCCGCTTCCGACCGAACGTTATCGATGGACTTATCACCAGGGAAGAAGGCAGCGTCGACGACATTGTCCTGGCACTGCTCGGGGCAAGGCAGCCGGCAACGCCTTCGGTAATATCGGAGCAGAGCGGGCTGCCTCCGGGGGAGGTCGGACCGTCTATAGAAGCGCTAATCGGACGGGGAGAGGTGGTTAGAATCGGGCCAGGGGAGAACGACGTGCTGTTTACACCATCCGGCTGGGATGGTATGGAGGAAAAAGCAGTGGCCCTGGTTCGGGACTACCATAATAGATATCCAACCCGCCCCGGCATCCCCCGTGTGGAACTGGGTAAAAAGCTTGCGCTGCAGGTACACTCCCAGGCCATCCTGGGGAAGCTGATCGAACAGGGTGCAGTGGTGGAGGAAGGGCTGAATATACGCCTCTCAGGGCACCAGGCACAGCTGACTCCGGCACAACAGGGCAGGGTGGATGTGTTTCTGAAGTCACTCAGTGAGAACCCCTACACGCCCCCCGGCGACCTGGTACCGGAGCCTGACGTTTTAAATCTCCTCATTGAAAAGCAGGAAGTGGTAAAGGTAGCTGAAGGTGTGGTCTTCTCCACGGATACCTACAATGATATGGTGGCAAAGGTAACCGCTCATATCATGGCACAGGACAAAGTGACCCTGGCCGAAGTACGCGATATGTTCCGGACCAGTCGCAAGTATGCCCAGGCCCTCCTGGAATACCTGGATAGCAAAAGGGTTACTCGCCGCGTCGGTGACGAAAGGGTGCTGTACTAATATTCCACCGACAATATACGAGGTGCAGGGCGGGACTTACTTGCTTTGCTCGTCCAGGTACGCGGCGACATCGATAAACATGAAGGGTTCGCCCTTGGTGAAGGTCATGCCCTCGCCGATGGTTATGGTGCGATTTTTGACTTTCAGTGGTGCGGCCTTGATGCTGGTCCAGGTGCCGTCGGAGTTCTTCTTGAATCTGTCGACTATTGACTGCTCCTGCTCTGTCATGGTGACCCTCCCTTATCATCTCCGCAAGTCTGATTAAGATTGTTTAATTCTCAGGTCTCAGAGAGCAGAAGTTTATCATCTCGCGTGGGTGGTGTCAAGTATTCGAATTGCCCCCTAATCCATCGATTCTTTTGGGAAGACCTTACCTGTCATTGCGAGGAGCCGCAGACGACGAAGCAATCTCCACGGGATTGCCGCAATCCCACCCTCACCTGTCATTCTGAGCGTACCTGCTGGCAAAGCCAGCAGGCCACAGCCGAAGAATCTGGGGTGTTATG
It contains:
- the selA gene encoding L-seryl-tRNA(Sec) selenium transferase, with the protein product MNSEFRNLPGVDQVVSHEQLQEFQESFQHALLVDVVREDLEKARRSITEGNRCPTIEEIVASVSGRLRALANPGLRPVINASGVLLHTNLGRAPLSPEAARAMTPVATSYSNLEFDLEQGRRSSRHVHVENILCQLTGAEAALVVNNNAAGVLLGLSALAKRKEVVVSRGQAVEIGGSFRIPDVMRQSGARLVEVGTTNCTYAADYEQAVTPRTAALMRVHSSNFRVVGFVHEVSLEEVVAVGEHNGITVLDDLGSGCFLDTTVYGLDPEPMVQQSVAAGVGLTFFSADKLVGGPQAGIIVGKRQFIDKLKKHPLARAARIDKIRLAALVATLVHYIKDEATEKIPVWRMIAAPLDEIDRRAGQWARVMGNLADVRDGETMVGGGSLPGGTLPTRLVAIRTGKGSHSPQALSRMLRSRETPVVGRVNDDILLLDPRSVLPEEDNAVLEALHSLVEELK
- the selB gene encoding selenocysteine-specific translation elongation factor gives rise to the protein MFVLGTAGHIDHGKSVLVNALTGIDPDRLEEEKARGMTIDLGFAWMKLPSGREVGIVDVPGHERFVKNMLAGVGGIDLALLVIAANESVMPQTREHLAILDLLAISRGIAVITKKDLVDDEWLDLVRMEVEELLEPTSLSQSPVVVVSALTGEGLPELTTTIDRMLEESVPRKETDRARLPIDRVFTMSGAGTVVTGTLIEGSLSVGDEVEVVPSGVKSRLRGLQMHRSRIETAQPGSRVAANLVGITTSQLQRGDVLARPGWLKPTTMLSARFRLLDYVRRPLRHNAKLSFFTGASEAVVKVRLLEADELKPGEVAWVQLLLDRPVAAVNGDHFIIRSTTDTLGGGRITDAHARRLRRFRPNVIDGLITREEGSVDDIVLALLGARQPATPSVISEQSGLPPGEVGPSIEALIGRGEVVRIGPGENDVLFTPSGWDGMEEKAVALVRDYHNRYPTRPGIPRVELGKKLALQVHSQAILGKLIEQGAVVEEGLNIRLSGHQAQLTPAQQGRVDVFLKSLSENPYTPPGDLVPEPDVLNLLIEKQEVVKVAEGVVFSTDTYNDMVAKVTAHIMAQDKVTLAEVRDMFRTSRKYAQALLEYLDSKRVTRRVGDERVLY